The following are from one region of the Aquifex aeolicus VF5 genome:
- a CDS encoding helicase HerA domain-containing protein translates to MSTGNIEAGVYYESDGSDEHIKKLREYFEKIKEEYSESFGDDLLGFTVNPVKPQSFEFILVGNDDIGLHSYVEVKLQEGIVLGKITSIFAYDMGFFANPFTSQESSVFAPVEDFKTIFSKGKDDEWKKAAIYAYLNNNGNKLKIATADVIGILKDGKLDILRNPFHVGEPVYKISEKTLGKILKKNFSGRDMEVPVKVGVIENSDIDVFVDANEVISKHMLVLGTTGSGKSYFTKRFISSLLESDKEVEVYVLDPHGEYFNDLKSYIDEN, encoded by the coding sequence ATGTCAACGGGCAATATAGAAGCGGGAGTTTATTACGAATCGGACGGCAGTGATGAACATATTAAAAAACTACGTGAATACTTTGAAAAAATTAAGGAAGAGTATTCCGAAAGTTTTGGAGATGATCTTTTAGGATTTACTGTAAATCCTGTAAAACCTCAATCCTTTGAGTTTATTCTGGTAGGCAATGATGATATAGGTTTACATTCTTACGTTGAAGTGAAATTACAGGAAGGTATTGTGCTCGGAAAGATAACAAGTATTTTTGCTTACGATATGGGATTTTTTGCGAATCCCTTCACTTCACAGGAATCCAGTGTTTTTGCTCCCGTAGAGGACTTTAAAACCATTTTTTCTAAAGGAAAAGATGACGAATGGAAAAAGGCGGCTATTTACGCTTACCTCAACAATAATGGAAATAAACTGAAAATAGCAACCGCGGACGTAATAGGTATACTAAAGGATGGAAAATTAGATATATTAAGAAATCCCTTCCATGTAGGAGAACCTGTTTATAAAATATCAGAAAAAACACTGGGGAAAATACTCAAGAAGAATTTTTCCGGGAGAGATATGGAAGTTCCTGTAAAAGTTGGCGTGATTGAGAATTCTGACATAGATGTGTTTGTAGATGCAAACGAGGTGATAAGTAAACACATGCTCGTACTAGGTACTACCGGTTCAGGAAAAAGCTATTTTACAAAAAGGTTTATTTCCAGTTTACTTGAATCCGATAAAGAAGTTGAAGTTTATGTACTTGATCCTCACGGAGAATACTTCAACGATTTAAAGAGTTATATAGATGAAAACTAG
- a CDS encoding phospholipase D-like domain-containing protein, whose protein sequence is MYKKILEITKEAKESIKIASAWIKGSIFEEILNIAKSKNISPEIILRASELRDFLITNDRVFRNIKDINGKIYLCNRLHAKFIIVDNKRAVVGSANFTGCRII, encoded by the coding sequence ATATATAAGAAAATCTTAGAAATAACAAAAGAAGCTAAGGAAAGCATAAAAATCGCATCCGCATGGATAAAAGGGAGTATATTTGAAGAAATCCTGAATATAGCAAAGAGTAAAAATATTTCTCCTGAAATAATATTGAGAGCATCAGAACTTAGGGATTTTCTCATAACTAATGACAGAGTATTTAGAAATATTAAAGATATAAATGGAAAAATTTACCTGTGTAACAGGCTACATGCAAAATTCATAATCGTTGATAATAAAAGGGCAGTCGTAGGTTCGGCGAACTTTACCGGATGCAGGATTATCTGA